Proteins encoded by one window of Salmonirosea aquatica:
- a CDS encoding META domain-containing protein, with product MHIWKIVVLFLIFIGCAVMGCSQETLKTSPENLLGRWQMVKAIQSGNEVDKPNPYLRRYEVEIEFLPDGKLTGTSSANPMVGQYETQSSNFISIHCGYESKVGENAWGDLFADTIENVDTYKIKNNMLFLSHMDNQLIFQKIK from the coding sequence ATGCATATCTGGAAAATTGTAGTGCTATTCCTTATTTTTATTGGCTGCGCGGTGATGGGTTGTTCACAGGAAACCCTTAAAACCAGTCCTGAAAACCTGCTCGGTCGATGGCAAATGGTCAAAGCAATTCAAAGCGGCAATGAAGTCGATAAGCCTAACCCTTATTTAAGACGCTATGAAGTTGAAATAGAGTTTCTGCCGGACGGTAAACTCACTGGTACGTCTTCCGCAAATCCCATGGTCGGCCAATATGAAACTCAATCCAGTAACTTTATTTCTATCCATTGCGGCTATGAGTCGAAAGTTGGCGAAAACGCATGGGGGGATTTGTTTGCCGATACAATAGAAAATGTGGATACCTATAAAATAAAAAATAATATGCTTTTCCTCAGTCACATGGACAATCAACTCATTTTCCAAAAAATAAAATAA